Proteins encoded together in one uncultured Desulfosarcina sp. window:
- a CDS encoding tetratricopeptide repeat protein has protein sequence MSGIDTILNNSLNAINNSGLFEEKDATAIFDALSNQQEGMENLSNQFLQTGIDEYLNQDYEKAAKSFEAAVNLAPYSDYNIESSKYLVQTYLKLEETDKAIETYQAAIQRNPNEDTLRASLGQLFYSEERYEEATEQYRQAVQVNPSATNRYSYGEALIKVGNFSEAEYQFNQVKRLDPESYAGDYGLGKMYAQDEQYDKAIEHFQKALKLESTFYDALAEIGYTYADMGEIEAAREVEEDLEDLDEDLATTLKYYIDEKEPPQIAFAFANSSFPYSAPKGYLVSNIDSYLENAGAEVSVTMEFLFTKEMDPASIEDRFNWNISRASSDNIAETYNFGDEIPSTEISLDPYPDYVIYDKDSLTATVGFTIRQNETADGTIDPSHIVFKFDGEDVYGVAMDPDSDEFSGFSRTA, from the coding sequence ATGAGTGGAATAGACACCATTTTAAACAATTCCTTGAATGCGATTAATAACTCAGGACTTTTCGAGGAAAAGGATGCCACCGCAATTTTCGATGCGCTCTCGAACCAGCAGGAAGGGATGGAAAATCTTTCCAACCAGTTCTTGCAGACCGGTATCGACGAGTATCTCAACCAAGATTACGAGAAAGCGGCCAAATCGTTCGAGGCCGCCGTCAACCTGGCCCCGTATTCGGATTACAATATCGAATCCTCGAAATACCTGGTACAGACCTACCTGAAACTGGAAGAAACCGACAAGGCCATCGAAACATACCAGGCGGCCATCCAGCGCAATCCGAACGAAGATACGCTGCGGGCGTCTTTGGGGCAGCTTTTTTATTCCGAGGAGCGTTACGAAGAGGCTACCGAACAGTACCGGCAGGCAGTGCAGGTAAATCCCAGTGCCACCAATCGCTACTCCTATGGAGAGGCTTTGATAAAAGTCGGCAACTTCAGCGAAGCCGAATACCAGTTCAATCAGGTGAAACGGCTCGATCCGGAGAGTTATGCCGGAGATTACGGACTGGGGAAAATGTATGCCCAGGACGAGCAGTACGATAAAGCCATCGAACACTTTCAAAAGGCGTTGAAATTAGAATCGACCTTTTACGATGCGCTTGCCGAGATCGGCTACACTTATGCCGACATGGGCGAGATCGAAGCGGCCAGGGAGGTGGAGGAAGATCTTGAAGATCTGGACGAAGACCTGGCCACCACGCTCAAATATTACATCGATGAAAAGGAGCCGCCCCAAATCGCTTTCGCTTTTGCGAACAGTTCATTTCCATACAGTGCGCCCAAAGGATACCTGGTCTCCAACATTGATTCTTACCTGGAAAATGCTGGTGCGGAGGTCAGCGTGACCATGGAATTTCTGTTTACAAAGGAAATGGATCCGGCATCCATTGAAGACCGCTTTAATTGGAACATATCCCGGGCCTCAAGTGACAATATCGCCGAAACCTATAACTTCGGAGACGAGATCCCATCCACGGAGATTTCCCTTGATCCCTATCCCGACTATGTTATTTACGACAAGGATAGTCTTACTGCTACCGTAGGCTTCACGATTCGCCAAAACGAGACGGCGGACGGCACCATCGACCCATCCCACATCGTCTTCAAGTTCGATGGCGAAGATGTATACGGCGTCGCCATGGATCCGGATAGCGATGAATTCAGCGGCTTTTCTCGAACCGCCTGA
- a CDS encoding tetratricopeptide repeat protein — protein sequence MTASGESQVNRLLEKGQRLEAGADFQSAVDLYQQALAISPDDARVLGRLGAIAYRAGQLSRAETFYLRAADREPGYWAHHKGLGNVYKRQGRLAEAESSLRQAIALSPESAEVHYDLGIVHQIGGRLEKALAGYRSAIDCDPEHAPAWNNLGLVYLDLGERDKAIDCLQTAIAKKPDFAGAYNNLGMAFMETGQFKKAIEMSRKFVALDPKSHAGYHNMGNALLKMDCYQQAITCFEQGLGKQKDHPEILNSLGVAYQKNGEPERAIACFQKVVERKPDSQKSYIHLYNQLRQVCDWTNAAKISEVIDKLTESSLISERKPSEPPFMSICRDMDEARHLQIARLWSRDIERQANEPKFFEKLSPPKRHPRILRIGYLTNNFRNHPTTHLLCDVFRMHDRSRFSVNAYSCSSRSSNTYAKIVHENCDCFTELFLMNDRDAAKKIADDGIDILVDLNGYSDGHRMPICALRPAPIQVRYLGMAGTTGGSFFDYMIGDSIITPDSSAQNYSEKFVHMPHTYQVNSYRSHNDRACSPVHEKDWPEEGFTFCCFCSNYKLEPELFETWMRILNRVPDSYLWLLSESRSVSENLRRAANLFGVSPDRIRFGQKETKEKHLSRLGKAHLALDTRAVNGAATTSDALWAGVPVITIKGRHFASRMSASILTAIGLPELIADNLERYENLAVELATDKDRLNALRDKLKKNRSSKPLFDSQRFVRNLENAFEQMWRIHIAGEPPQQITVVESEYDFK from the coding sequence TTGACAGCCAGTGGCGAATCGCAGGTGAATCGGTTGCTTGAAAAGGGCCAACGTCTGGAGGCGGGGGCCGACTTTCAGAGCGCCGTGGATTTGTATCAGCAGGCACTGGCGATATCACCGGACGATGCGCGCGTATTGGGTCGGCTGGGTGCCATCGCATACCGGGCCGGTCAATTGTCCCGAGCCGAGACCTTCTATTTGCGTGCCGCGGATCGGGAGCCCGGGTATTGGGCGCATCACAAGGGACTGGGCAACGTGTACAAGCGGCAGGGAAGGCTTGCCGAGGCCGAGTCCAGTTTGCGGCAAGCTATAGCGTTGTCGCCGGAAAGTGCGGAGGTTCATTACGATCTGGGGATCGTGCACCAGATCGGCGGCCGGTTGGAAAAGGCACTGGCCGGCTACCGTTCGGCCATCGATTGCGATCCGGAGCATGCACCGGCCTGGAACAATCTGGGGCTGGTGTATTTGGATCTCGGCGAGCGCGACAAGGCGATCGACTGTTTGCAGACCGCCATCGCTAAAAAACCGGACTTTGCAGGTGCGTATAATAACCTGGGGATGGCATTCATGGAAACGGGACAATTTAAAAAGGCAATCGAGATGAGCCGAAAATTCGTCGCCCTCGACCCCAAAAGTCATGCCGGCTATCATAATATGGGGAATGCCTTGTTAAAGATGGACTGCTACCAGCAGGCCATTACCTGTTTCGAACAGGGTTTGGGTAAACAAAAAGACCATCCAGAAATTCTCAATAGTCTTGGTGTGGCCTATCAGAAAAATGGCGAACCAGAGCGGGCAATTGCCTGCTTTCAAAAAGTTGTTGAACGCAAGCCTGACTCACAAAAAAGCTATATTCATCTATACAACCAACTGAGACAGGTTTGTGACTGGACCAATGCCGCAAAGATATCCGAAGTAATCGATAAATTGACCGAAAGCAGTCTGATATCCGAAAGAAAACCGTCAGAACCGCCGTTCATGAGCATTTGCAGGGACATGGATGAAGCGAGGCATCTACAGATTGCGCGGTTATGGAGCCGCGACATCGAAAGACAGGCAAACGAGCCCAAGTTTTTCGAAAAGCTCAGTCCCCCGAAAAGACATCCACGAATACTGCGCATCGGCTATCTGACCAATAATTTCAGAAATCACCCAACGACGCACCTTTTGTGCGACGTGTTCAGGATGCACGATCGCAGTCGTTTTTCCGTCAATGCTTATTCGTGCAGCAGCCGCAGCAGCAATACGTACGCAAAAATCGTACATGAAAACTGTGACTGTTTTACGGAACTTTTCCTGATGAACGATCGGGATGCAGCAAAAAAAATTGCCGACGATGGCATCGATATCCTGGTTGATCTCAATGGATATTCGGATGGGCATCGAATGCCAATTTGCGCATTGCGTCCTGCCCCTATTCAGGTGAGATACTTGGGGATGGCCGGAACAACCGGGGGAAGCTTTTTCGATTACATGATTGGGGATTCGATTATCACACCGGATTCCTCCGCCCAGAACTACAGCGAGAAATTTGTCCACATGCCGCACACCTATCAGGTCAATAGCTACCGGAGCCATAACGACAGGGCATGTTCGCCAGTACACGAAAAAGACTGGCCGGAGGAAGGATTCACTTTTTGTTGTTTTTGCTCAAACTACAAATTGGAACCCGAGTTATTCGAAACCTGGATGCGAATCCTCAATCGCGTTCCGGACAGTTATTTGTGGTTACTATCTGAAAGCCGCTCTGTCTCAGAAAATCTTCGTAGGGCGGCCAATCTTTTTGGAGTGTCCCCGGATCGTATTCGTTTCGGGCAAAAAGAAACGAAGGAAAAACATCTTTCCAGGCTTGGAAAGGCTCATCTGGCATTGGACACGCGAGCGGTCAACGGAGCTGCGACGACCAGCGACGCGTTGTGGGCCGGCGTACCGGTGATAACGATCAAGGGACGCCATTTTGCATCGCGGATGTCGGCGAGCATATTGACAGCCATTGGACTCCCGGAACTGATTGCCGACAATTTAGAGCGGTACGAAAATCTGGCCGTTGAACTGGCGACCGATAAAGATCGGTTGAATGCTTTACGGGACAAGCTGAAAAAGAACCGTTCGTCTAAACCCTTGTTCGACAGCCAACGGTTTGTACGCAACCTGGAGAATGCATTCGAGCAAATGTGGCGGATCCATATTGCCGGAGAACCCCCGCAGCAAATCACAGTCGTGGAGTCCGAATATGATTTCAAATAA
- a CDS encoding tetratricopeptide repeat protein, whose protein sequence is MTDCEEKYEEIQKMLADERHEEALTALEALVAEFDDFAPAHFDLGNLHYTSGRMDAALSHYEKTVVLSPDNPLYLKNLADLLYSESKDTDRALALYDKILSLRPEDIQTLMVTGHLCVSLKRFDEALGYYNRVLDIEPWNDEAQQFVDRLLAQGVVGQSDADPETVYQRCLDQASRGQVEQAVTGLESLVAAHPDFALAHNDLGVLYYQRGDKERCLQCYEKAVTLDPSNSNYQKNLADFYLAEQGEVEKALEIYLAVLNDNPEDIDTLMVAGHICTALGKIDSARVFYDRVLDVEPWNLEASERLEKLSVEQS, encoded by the coding sequence ATGACAGACTGTGAAGAGAAGTATGAAGAGATTCAAAAGATGCTTGCCGACGAGCGCCACGAGGAAGCGCTGACAGCGCTGGAGGCCCTGGTGGCCGAGTTTGACGATTTTGCCCCGGCGCATTTCGATCTGGGTAACCTGCACTATACTTCAGGGCGGATGGATGCGGCCTTGTCCCATTACGAAAAGACTGTGGTGCTTTCGCCGGACAATCCGCTTTATCTGAAGAATCTGGCCGATCTCTTGTACAGCGAGAGCAAGGATACGGACCGTGCACTGGCGTTGTACGACAAGATTTTGTCTCTGAGGCCCGAGGATATCCAGACGTTGATGGTGACGGGCCATTTATGCGTATCGCTCAAGCGTTTCGACGAAGCGTTGGGGTACTACAACCGGGTATTGGACATCGAGCCATGGAATGACGAGGCCCAGCAGTTCGTGGACCGACTGTTGGCGCAAGGTGTTGTTGGTCAATCGGATGCGGATCCGGAGACGGTGTATCAGCGCTGCCTAGATCAGGCGAGCCGGGGCCAGGTGGAACAGGCGGTCACCGGTTTGGAGTCGCTGGTCGCCGCGCATCCTGACTTTGCCCTGGCCCACAACGATCTGGGGGTTTTGTACTATCAGCGCGGGGACAAAGAGCGCTGTCTTCAGTGTTATGAGAAGGCCGTCACGCTTGATCCGTCCAATTCCAACTATCAGAAGAACCTGGCGGACTTTTATCTGGCCGAGCAGGGCGAGGTGGAAAAAGCTCTGGAGATTTACCTTGCAGTGCTCAACGACAATCCCGAGGATATTGATACCTTGATGGTGGCCGGACACATTTGTACGGCTCTTGGCAAGATCGACTCGGCCAGGGTGTTTTATGACCGCGTGCTGGATGTGGAGCCGTGGAATCTGGAGGCCAGCGAGCGTCTGGAAAAGTTGTCTGTGGAACAATCCTGA
- a CDS encoding tetratricopeptide repeat protein, translating into MKTGNSSMVSNWLHEAVKFQRDGNLDEAEELYEKVLRCEPGNADALHLQGLVDFSKGNIEDAIRKINMAIAVDPTFPDFFRSLGSVQKSAGQLEEALKNYQKTISMNPTDIVALYEAASISHQMGKLDIAETVYKKCIQIKPNHTGAINSLGLIYKSRSRFNVAASCFKRALAIDPGLSAARCNLAVTLKDQGKMTEALNELQRIVATDPDYPKAYYHMGLVLTEMGKAAQAINAYKKAISGKIDFGLAYNNCGILLQELGRTGEAVACFQKAVALDPTNAKAHYNLGVLHKYQGYASQAYNCMRMAIEIDPDFTMAKTMMQTCLKDICQWPIEIDKNNGNKDIRLELAAISRRLFNELSDDYPVQVLKSALKRSSNIQLQAEVLSSSLCDEPSRYEGKKVIVGYLSNNFRDHPTSHLIVDMFSQHDRTRFEINCFSYGEDDGSFYRKEIEKGCDHFVDLYNINSLEAASKIHQTKTQILIDLNGYTACSRTEICGFRPAPIQVRYLGEAKTAGASFFDYIVTDPIVTPLEHASHYSEKLVHMPHSYQVNSNPRVDQKINLERQSYRLPTHGFIFCSFATGYKIDPELFACWMTILKQTPDSILWLIKRDEKAESNLKSVASMLGIDPKRLIFSPPCHKPEHLARLSLADLCLDTRAVNGAATTSDALWAGVPVVTIKGRHFASRMSASILTAVGLEELITDDLQQYAKLAAALATDGKRLKTLREKLERNKRTQPLFDTRRFVRNLENAYEQMWAIYKSGGDPRHIQVKDCGPSADMHGL; encoded by the coding sequence ATGAAAACGGGCAACTCATCTATGGTTTCCAATTGGCTTCATGAAGCCGTGAAGTTTCAACGGGACGGCAATTTGGATGAAGCCGAAGAGCTATACGAGAAAGTTCTCCGATGTGAACCGGGAAATGCCGATGCGCTTCATTTGCAGGGTTTGGTGGATTTTTCAAAAGGCAACATCGAAGATGCCATCCGAAAGATCAATATGGCCATCGCAGTCGATCCTACTTTCCCAGATTTTTTCCGGAGCCTCGGCTCGGTTCAGAAGAGTGCCGGCCAATTGGAAGAGGCACTGAAAAACTATCAAAAAACCATATCCATGAATCCTACGGATATAGTGGCCTTGTACGAGGCTGCATCAATCAGCCATCAAATGGGTAAGCTCGATATAGCGGAAACCGTTTATAAAAAATGCATTCAAATAAAGCCGAATCATACGGGCGCGATTAACAGCCTGGGATTGATCTATAAAAGCAGAAGTCGGTTCAACGTTGCCGCCAGCTGTTTCAAAAGAGCGCTCGCGATTGATCCCGGTCTATCGGCGGCTCGCTGCAATCTGGCCGTTACTTTGAAAGACCAGGGGAAGATGACAGAGGCCCTGAATGAACTCCAACGGATTGTGGCGACCGATCCCGACTATCCGAAAGCGTATTACCATATGGGGCTGGTCCTAACCGAAATGGGCAAGGCTGCTCAGGCGATCAATGCTTACAAAAAGGCGATCTCCGGCAAAATCGATTTTGGATTGGCCTACAACAATTGTGGTATTTTGTTGCAGGAACTGGGTAGGACCGGGGAGGCTGTGGCCTGTTTTCAAAAGGCGGTGGCTCTGGATCCAACCAATGCCAAGGCTCACTATAATCTCGGTGTGTTGCATAAATATCAGGGCTATGCATCACAAGCGTATAACTGCATGAGGATGGCGATAGAAATAGATCCTGATTTTACGATGGCAAAAACAATGATGCAGACTTGCCTAAAGGATATCTGCCAATGGCCTATCGAAATCGACAAAAACAATGGGAATAAAGACATTCGACTAGAATTGGCGGCGATCTCCCGCCGTCTGTTCAACGAATTGTCGGACGACTATCCGGTTCAAGTTCTGAAATCGGCGCTGAAACGGAGCAGTAATATACAACTACAAGCCGAGGTGCTATCATCCAGCTTATGCGACGAACCGAGTCGTTACGAAGGGAAAAAAGTGATCGTCGGGTATCTGTCCAATAATTTCCGGGACCATCCGACATCTCACTTGATCGTGGATATGTTCAGCCAGCACGACCGCACCCGGTTTGAAATCAATTGCTTTTCCTATGGTGAAGACGACGGCAGCTTCTATCGCAAAGAGATAGAAAAGGGCTGCGATCATTTTGTTGACCTATACAACATCAATTCATTAGAAGCCGCATCAAAAATCCATCAAACCAAAACCCAGATCCTGATCGACCTGAACGGATACACCGCTTGCAGCAGGACTGAGATATGCGGGTTCAGGCCGGCTCCTATACAAGTCCGATACCTGGGTGAAGCGAAGACAGCAGGAGCCTCTTTTTTCGATTATATCGTAACCGATCCAATCGTGACGCCCCTTGAACATGCATCGCATTATAGCGAGAAGCTGGTCCACATGCCCCATAGCTATCAGGTGAACAGCAATCCGCGAGTCGACCAGAAAATTAATTTAGAAAGACAATCATATCGATTGCCAACCCATGGATTCATTTTCTGCTCATTTGCAACCGGTTACAAAATAGATCCGGAACTTTTTGCATGCTGGATGACCATCCTCAAGCAGACACCGGACAGTATCCTCTGGCTAATTAAAAGGGATGAAAAAGCGGAGTCCAACCTGAAATCCGTTGCTTCAATGCTTGGCATCGATCCAAAACGGCTGATCTTTTCTCCCCCGTGTCACAAGCCCGAGCATTTAGCGCGGTTATCGTTGGCGGATTTATGTTTAGACACGCGGGCGGTCAACGGGGCGGCGACGACCAGCGATGCGTTGTGGGCGGGAGTACCGGTGGTAACGATCAAGGGGCGCCATTTTGCATCGCGGATGTCGGCGAGCATATTGACGGCGGTGGGCCTTGAGGAGCTGATCACCGACGATTTACAGCAGTACGCGAAGCTGGCTGCAGCCCTGGCCACCGATGGAAAGCGGTTGAAGACCTTGCGGGAAAAACTGGAACGGAACAAGCGCACTCAGCCTTTGTTCGATACCCGCCGATTTGTGCGCAACTTGGAAAATGCTTACGAACAGATGTGGGCAATTTACAAATCGGGAGGAGATCCCCGGCACATCCAGGTCAAGGATTGTGGCCCGAGTGCAGATATGCACGGATTATGA